Below is a window of Aerococcus viridans DNA.
AATGTAAATGGATCCGTATTTAATTGGCTAGCAATTACATCAACCTGCCAGTTATTTTCATCGTTCCATTGCTTAAACATGTCTGTCATTTTAGATTTTACGATTGATTCAAAATGGTGACCTGGGTCGATTACGTTCAAGCCCGCCGCAATCATATCGTGGCCGGTATGGTAGTAAACGTCACCAGTGATAAAGGTGTCCGCACCCTTAGCCAGTGCATCCTCGAAGTAAGAACCGCCGTCACCTCCTAGAATAGCCACCCGCTTAACAGGTCTATCTTTATCAGCAACCACCATCCTTAAGCCATTGACGCCCGTTTTTGCTTTCACAAATTCACCGAAAGCTTCTAGAGTCATCGGTTCAGCTAAATCTCCGATGCGTCCAATACCAATCGCTTGCCCGGTCGTTTCATCTATCGTATGGGTTCGCAAAACCTCTACGTTTTCAACCTTGTATAAATCAGAAAGCCAGTCATTCATCCCAGCTGGCGCAGCATCCAAATTGGTATGAGCTGCATATACCCCAATGCCTGAGCGAATAATTTCCGCATACATCGATTGTTGCGGATCATCTTCTGTTAAACGTTTCACCGGTTTAAAGATTGGTGGATGATGGGCAAAAATGAAATCTGCGCCAATTGTCTTAGCTTCTGCAACCACTTCAGGGCGAATATCTAAGGTCACCAAAATCTTGCGAACCTCTTGGTCGAGACGGCCGAAATGCAAGCCAGTCGGATCTCCTTCAACGGCATAGTATTCTGGGGCAAAAGTTTGGAATTGCTGGATAAAATCTTTAATTGTGAGCGACAAATCAATACCTCCTTAAGCTAATTGTGCTTGTATCGCTGCCTTCAATTCTTTATAGCGAGCGATCTTGTTTTCATCGCGGTTATTGGCTTGTTCTAGTTGGTCTAATATATAGTTTGTCCGTTTCAATTCTAATTGCCATTTCTCCTGGAAAATAGCTGCATATTTCTCTTTGTTAAATAAACCGAATAAAATATCATCACTGGTCAATTCTTGTTGGAGATTGTCTCGGTAATCCGCCACAATCACTTCATAGAACTTACCATTTTCAGCAATCATCGCTTCATCAACGATCTCATAAGAATGCTTGTTTAACCATTGACGGACCTTGTCTTCTGCCACATTTGGTTGCAAAATAAGACGTGGATTAGTCGCTAATTTACCGTCGATTAAACCTTGCGCTAAAATATCCACGATTAAAGCCCCACCCATACCGCAAATGGTAATGGTGTCAATTTGGTCCGCTGGTCCAATAACTGCTAAGCCGTCGCCAAGTCGAGCTTCAACCATATGCCCTAATTCCTGACGGGCAATTTCTTGTTGAGCAGACTGGAAAGGACCCGCCACAACTTCACCAGCAATCGCACTAGTGATTTTATCTTGGCTAGCCAAATTGGTTGGTAAGTACGCGTGGTCTGATCCAATATCTGCCAGCCGCGCGCCATCTTTCACAAAAGTTGCGACCGATGCTAGTCGGTCTGATAAGTGATTTACATTCATAATTTATCTTCTCCACTCGTTTTCAATACAGAACAATTATAACAAAGATTCAGGTATTTTTTAGGGATTTGCCTCATAAAATAACAAGATAATTTTTACTTTACAAGGAAAAATTTTAGGCGTACAATATTTTATGTTTTAGAAAAGGAAATTTAATACTTTTCGCCGAATTAGCTCAGTTGGTAGAGCATCTCATTCGTAATGAGGGGGTCACAAGTTCGATTCTTGCATTCGGCATAATTATATTGATCAATTAACGGAATACAATGACGGTCGCCCTAGAACTTGATTCATCCATGTAATGAATTACACGGTTTTCTCAAGGGGCGACTTTAAATAAATAAACGCATGTAGGCCCCTCCAAAAAATACCGGACCTGCCTTTTTTATATCAGCCAGCATCCGGTTGCCCTTCCATTATGCCATGAAAGTTTTCACTACATTTTCATTTTTTACCATTGATTGACATGGTCAACGATTTGAAACCCCTCAGAACTTAATTCATACACTGTGTCACACACTGATTTTAAAAACTGTCGGTCGTGGGAAACGGTGATGATAGCGCCGGGATAATCATTGAAAACCGTACGGATTTCTTGTTGAGAAGAAGCTGAGAAATTCCTAGTCGGTTCATCTAAGAGTAAGACATTGTATCCTTTAAGGTCCAAACTGGCTAGGATAAGTTTTCCCTTTTGCCCACCGGATAAGTAAGCTATTGGTTGGTCCATTTCTTCAGGTAAAAAGCGGAGACTACCCAAATAAGTCATGATTTGCGTTCTTTCTTCCTTGTCCCCACTGGTAGTCATAAATTCGATAGGGGTTTGGTCATCAGGAATTTCCTCACTGTATTGTTGGGGCATGTAGCCCACTTGGAGGCCTTTAGCATCTTTTAAATCACACCAAAGTTGACGAAGGAAAGTCGTTTTGCCAATACCATTAGGGCCAATAATGCCGATTTTATCTTGACCTTTGACAGTTAGTTGCAGATTGTCGGCTAATGTGCGGTCATCAACGGTCACTTGACCGTCGTCTAAGTGCACGACCACTTGGCTCTTGGATAAAGGGTTCACGTTAGAAAATTCAATATGAATGGGCGCTTCTTTAATCGGATGGTCCACAAATTTGGCCCGTTCGCGTTCAAATCTCTTGTCCATAGATTGGACAGCTTTCATCTTTTTAGCAAGAAGTCGTCCTGCAGTAGAATCCTTGGTATTGTTCAATTGGTGGTCTACTGAATCGTGCACGCGGTTAAACTTCGCCATCCGTTTTTGGTCTTCTACCCGCTGCTTGTTGGCTAAATTCTCCTGATTGGACATCTCTTGGTCACGGTGGGTTAGGTAATCTTCGTAGCTGGCCTTTACAAATGTTGACCGGGCAGTCGACTTGTTGGTCAATCTTTCTACATGGAGGATATGGGTGGCGGTTCGTTTAAGCAACAACTCGTCATGGGAGATATAAATCATAGCCAAGTCACTTTGCTGAATAAACTTTTCAAGCCAGAGACTGGTTTCGACATCTAGATCATTAGATGGTTCATCCATCACCAACAGATCTGGCTCATCCATCAGCAAGTCAATCAACTGAAACTTGATCCGCTCACCTCCAGACAGGTCTCCCACTAACTGTTGGTCATAAATCCGTTCCACATCAAAGTTTAGCCGGTTACCCAGTTGATAGAGCAATTGATAATCCACATCTGCGTAATCCCGACCCCTGAAAAAATAATTTTCCAATGACTTTGCTAGGTCCTCATTTGCCATAGCTTGGGGTAAATAAGCCAACTGGGTAAAATGATTGGTCATTTGCCCGGTAATTTCAAGATAAGATTGGATGCTTTCATCCCCGACAATATATTTTAGAATCGACGATTTCCCGTTGCCCTCTTCGCCAATAATTGCGACCTTATCACCAGGGTTTACCACAAATGATAAGTCGTCAATTATGGTGAATACAGTGCTAGCTTGCGTCATAGTTAAGTGTTTAATTTGTAACATATATGTGCCTCCTTTATTATTTTGGGCACAAAAATTGCCCTACTAATTTGTTCTGTAGTAGGACAAATGTTGAACATGGATACTTGAAAAATGACGATGCCAACCCAATCTAGGTCTATTGTATACCCTAGATATAGGCCCACTTACATGTTTCGTGAAACTTTCTTCAATGATAAAAATGCACACAAAAAGAAAGGTCGATAGTATCCGTCCAAAGTTTTTTATCCTACCAAAATAGGCGAGGTTAAACCAACACTATTATCGGTGTTTTTTCTCGCTCACTATTTTAAATAAAGTAGGATTATAACTTCATTGGACTGGATACCTGACCTTTCTTTGAAATTGTTATGTTATAAAAGCAATTTACCAGGATATTGAGGGTATGTCAACCTATAAGATATCATTTAGAAGGACATTCTTATAGGTATCTACTAGCCTTATTCACGCTCAAGAGCCGTTTTCAACTTAGCTAAAGCTTGATCTACCACATCTTTTGTGACATTTAATGGGGGTAG
It encodes the following:
- a CDS encoding ATP-binding cassette domain-containing protein, giving the protein MLQIKHLTMTQASTVFTIIDDLSFVVNPGDKVAIIGEEGNGKSSILKYIVGDESIQSYLEITGQMTNHFTQLAYLPQAMANEDLAKSLENYFFRGRDYADVDYQLLYQLGNRLNFDVERIYDQQLVGDLSGGERIKFQLIDLLMDEPDLLVMDEPSNDLDVETSLWLEKFIQQSDLAMIYISHDELLLKRTATHILHVERLTNKSTARSTFVKASYEDYLTHRDQEMSNQENLANKQRVEDQKRMAKFNRVHDSVDHQLNNTKDSTAGRLLAKKMKAVQSMDKRFERERAKFVDHPIKEAPIHIEFSNVNPLSKSQVVVHLDDGQVTVDDRTLADNLQLTVKGQDKIGIIGPNGIGKTTFLRQLWCDLKDAKGLQVGYMPQQYSEEIPDDQTPIEFMTTSGDKEERTQIMTYLGSLRFLPEEMDQPIAYLSGGQKGKLILASLDLKGYNVLLLDEPTRNFSASSQQEIRTVFNDYPGAIITVSHDRQFLKSVCDTVYELSSEGFQIVDHVNQW
- a CDS encoding tRNA (adenine(22)-N(1))-methyltransferase, whose protein sequence is MNVNHLSDRLASVATFVKDGARLADIGSDHAYLPTNLASQDKITSAIAGEVVAGPFQSAQQEIARQELGHMVEARLGDGLAVIGPADQIDTITICGMGGALIVDILAQGLIDGKLATNPRLILQPNVAEDKVRQWLNKHSYEIVDEAMIAENGKFYEVIVADYRDNLQQELTSDDILFGLFNKEKYAAIFQEKWQLELKRTNYILDQLEQANNRDENKIARYKELKAAIQAQLA
- a CDS encoding Nif3-like dinuclear metal center hexameric protein encodes the protein MSLTIKDFIQQFQTFAPEYYAVEGDPTGLHFGRLDQEVRKILVTLDIRPEVVAEAKTIGADFIFAHHPPIFKPVKRLTEDDPQQSMYAEIIRSGIGVYAAHTNLDAAPAGMNDWLSDLYKVENVEVLRTHTIDETTGQAIGIGRIGDLAEPMTLEAFGEFVKAKTGVNGLRMVVADKDRPVKRVAILGGDGGSYFEDALAKGADTFITGDVYYHTGHDMIAAGLNVIDPGHHFESIVKSKMTDMFKQWNDENNWQVDVIASQLNTDPFTFI